In Desulfopila inferna, a single window of DNA contains:
- a CDS encoding response regulator, which yields MSNKNILVVDDDRDLREGIVEILEDNGFEAIGCETAEAALQKIKIQAPQLVVVDNMMPGMGGMAFISLLKNNYPNIKIIMITAFSTVDNAVAAMKGGADDYLAKPFRRDELLVAVRRNLEELKFEKQQQPDPELDEALACLSNQIRRQILAALFLKKEMRFMDITRYLEISDHTKVNFHLKNLKTNHLVAQDRDKSYQLTSQGEKMVEMLHLFSQKISN from the coding sequence ATGAGCAATAAAAATATTCTGGTTGTCGACGATGATCGCGACCTTCGTGAAGGTATTGTCGAGATTCTCGAAGACAATGGTTTTGAGGCAATTGGCTGCGAAACCGCCGAAGCAGCACTGCAAAAAATTAAGATCCAGGCTCCTCAGCTCGTGGTAGTTGACAACATGATGCCGGGAATGGGGGGAATGGCCTTTATTTCGCTGCTCAAAAACAACTACCCCAACATCAAAATCATCATGATAACCGCTTTTTCAACAGTGGATAATGCTGTGGCGGCGATGAAAGGCGGTGCCGACGATTACCTCGCCAAGCCCTTTAGAAGAGATGAACTCCTTGTTGCGGTAAGGCGCAATCTCGAAGAATTGAAGTTTGAAAAACAGCAGCAGCCCGATCCGGAATTGGATGAAGCGCTTGCCTGCCTTTCCAATCAGATACGAAGACAAATCCTGGCGGCGCTCTTTCTGAAAAAAGAGATGCGATTTATGGATATCACCAGATACCTGGAGATCAGTGATCACACCAAGGTGAACTTTCATCTCAAAAACCTTAAAACCAACCATCTCGTTGCCCAAGACAGAGATAAATCCTATCAGCTCACTTCGCAGGGAGAAAAAATGGTGGAAATGCTTCACCTCTTTTCTCAAAAGATATCAAATTAA
- a CDS encoding sensor histidine kinase encodes MIWNFFLYLLYGLAFFTLGIAILSRDIRLSELGIARIIWLLATFGIIHGFHEWLDLLSQLYPHISPASFSLLRLVVVSFSFLFLLYFGIFLNIITLYGDQALKRTPPLIKGLVGVSALTLILVALVFDVGSGKDIHVRIFVAFPGALLAGIGLIFYSRTVRLFSANVAVNFILAGSFMVCYAFLTGVVPSDVVVPGIGVKIVMFRGICAFFIMIFTIRALSVFSLEQRELVNEQLQRFSQSEKLASMGILAAGISHEINNPLANISLNLEMLKDLLKADEKIDRKVSAIERNVNRASRIARELLHFSREKETALEPTDINEVIKSSIDLLKTQKLSTIIYPNLQKVPEILGIPWKLEEVIINLLMNSIDSCTEKGRIDVETLFENGYVKIVITDTGQGIAEENLTKIFDPFFTTKEIGKGTGLGLSVCYNIVQQHGGNISLASGELGGAVASLSFPVKPDEQ; translated from the coding sequence ATGATCTGGAACTTCTTTCTCTACCTTCTCTATGGCCTGGCTTTTTTTACCCTTGGCATAGCTATTCTCTCAAGAGATATCCGCTTGAGCGAACTCGGCATAGCACGAATTATCTGGCTGCTTGCCACCTTCGGTATCATCCATGGATTTCATGAGTGGCTCGATTTACTCAGTCAGCTCTATCCCCATATTTCGCCGGCCTCCTTTTCCCTGTTGCGCCTTGTCGTCGTCAGCTTCTCTTTTCTATTCCTCCTCTATTTCGGAATATTTCTGAATATCATCACCTTGTACGGTGATCAAGCCCTTAAAAGGACTCCACCTCTGATCAAGGGATTGGTGGGAGTTTCCGCCCTGACGCTGATACTGGTTGCCCTGGTTTTTGATGTCGGCAGCGGTAAAGATATTCATGTGCGCATTTTCGTTGCATTTCCCGGTGCTTTGTTAGCGGGAATCGGCTTGATTTTCTACTCAAGGACGGTACGGTTATTTTCCGCTAATGTTGCCGTAAACTTTATCCTGGCCGGAAGTTTTATGGTCTGCTACGCCTTTCTGACCGGGGTGGTGCCCTCCGATGTGGTTGTGCCCGGGATTGGCGTCAAAATCGTCATGTTCAGAGGAATATGCGCTTTTTTCATCATGATTTTTACCATACGAGCCCTCTCTGTTTTCAGCCTTGAACAGCGGGAACTCGTCAATGAACAACTGCAGCGGTTCTCACAATCGGAGAAACTGGCATCAATGGGTATTCTGGCAGCCGGAATCTCCCATGAAATCAACAACCCCCTGGCCAATATTTCTCTGAACCTCGAGATGCTCAAAGATCTGCTGAAAGCTGACGAAAAAATTGACAGAAAAGTGTCGGCCATTGAAAGAAATGTCAACAGGGCCTCGAGAATTGCCAGGGAACTGCTGCACTTTTCCCGGGAAAAGGAAACCGCACTGGAGCCAACGGACATAAACGAGGTGATTAAAAGCAGCATAGATTTGTTAAAAACGCAGAAATTGAGTACAATTATTTATCCTAATCTGCAAAAGGTTCCTGAAATATTGGGTATCCCCTGGAAACTTGAGGAAGTGATAATAAACCTGCTGATGAACAGTATCGATTCCTGCACTGAAAAGGGCAGAATCGATGTCGAAACTCTTTTTGAAAACGGATATGTTAAAATCGTGATAACAGATACAGGTCAGGGAATAGCAGAGGAAAATCTCACCAAGATCTTTGACCCATTCTTTACCACCAAGGAGATAGGTAAGGGGACGGGGCTTGGACTGTCGGTATGCTACAATATAGTACAGCAGCATGGCGGCAATATATCTTTGGCGAGCGGCGAACTTGGTGGTGCTGTCGCATCTTTATCTTTTCCGGTGAAGCCCGATGAGCAATAA
- a CDS encoding class I SAM-dependent methyltransferase — translation MGQSASLSKGYHLYQLQRRCIVCDTVSAHIFTCIGAKSYWRCDTCQATFLDPADRVSIEEEYAYYCLHRNNPDDLKYRHFLSKLTAPLLQRLPRQAKGLDYGCGPGPALAGMLSEAGHRMSLFDLHFFPEQEPLSDLYDFITCTETIEHFHHPAKEFKRLDSLLRPGGWLAVMTCFQTDDTRFASWHYRRDPTHVVFYREKTLCHLAREFGWTCEIPVKDVALMRK, via the coding sequence ATGGGTCAATCAGCCAGCCTAAGCAAAGGATATCACCTTTACCAGCTACAGCGACGATGTATTGTCTGCGACACGGTTTCGGCACATATTTTTACCTGTATCGGCGCCAAAAGCTATTGGCGCTGTGATACCTGTCAGGCAACTTTTCTGGATCCGGCTGACAGGGTCTCGATAGAGGAAGAATACGCGTACTATTGCCTGCATCGGAATAACCCGGATGACCTGAAATATCGGCATTTCCTGTCCAAACTTACCGCTCCTCTGCTGCAGCGCCTCCCACGGCAAGCAAAGGGGCTGGATTACGGATGTGGACCGGGACCGGCATTGGCCGGTATGCTGAGTGAAGCGGGACACCGCATGAGTTTGTTTGACCTGCATTTTTTTCCGGAGCAGGAACCGTTGAGCGATCTCTACGACTTTATAACCTGCACTGAAACCATTGAACACTTTCATCATCCGGCAAAGGAATTCAAACGCCTGGACAGTCTGTTACGGCCTGGGGGATGGTTGGCGGTTATGACCTGCTTTCAGACCGACGATACCCGGTTTGCTTCCTGGCATTATCGTCGGGATCCAACCCACGTAGTGTTTTACCGGGAAAAAACCCTTTGTCATCTTGCCCGCGAGTTCGGATGGACATGTGAAATTCCGGTCAAGGATGTAGCCCTGATGCGAAAATAA
- a CDS encoding methyltransferase domain-containing protein codes for MRKNPHKLVTDLHNERLDLVVQTLLKSEAESVLDLGCGAGELLVRLMNEKQFRKIVGIDTSKEALAGARSMFSQPDVYVDKRLSIFQASYTSFDEDMAGFDAAVMVETIEHLEPQRLSAVEKVVFSCCRPKTVIITTPNQEYNVLHGVPEGEFRHPGHLFEWSRAKFRNWAEGVAGRKGYHTSFDDIGPFNPVFGSSSQMVTFTRS; via the coding sequence TTGAGAAAAAATCCGCATAAACTGGTCACCGATCTACATAACGAACGACTGGATCTTGTGGTTCAGACATTGCTGAAGAGCGAAGCTGAGAGTGTGCTCGATCTTGGCTGTGGAGCCGGTGAACTACTGGTTCGCCTGATGAACGAAAAACAATTCAGGAAAATAGTTGGTATCGACACCTCAAAGGAGGCACTGGCCGGGGCAAGATCCATGTTTTCTCAACCTGACGTGTATGTTGATAAGCGCCTCTCTATTTTTCAGGCTTCTTACACTTCTTTTGACGAAGACATGGCTGGTTTCGATGCTGCCGTGATGGTGGAAACCATTGAACATCTTGAACCCCAGCGTTTGTCCGCCGTTGAGAAGGTTGTCTTTTCCTGCTGCAGGCCGAAAACGGTAATCATTACCACCCCAAATCAAGAGTATAATGTGCTGCATGGCGTCCCCGAGGGTGAGTTCAGACACCCAGGGCATCTCTTTGAATGGTCCCGGGCAAAATTCAGAAACTGGGCGGAGGGCGTAGCCGGACGCAAAGGCTACCACACCAGTTTCGACGATATCGGGCCTTTTAATCCGGTATTCGGCAGCTCGTCCCAGATGGTGACATTTACAAGGTCATGA
- a CDS encoding DUF6448 family protein has product MNVSSKGFKGYAGMALLLMAILAMPGRVLAHCDTLDGPVVETARTALDKGDVTSLLKWVKPDQEEVIKTAFTETLTMREMGPEAKDFADRYFFETLVRIHRAGEGAPYTGLKPGTAVDPAVALADQALVNGSVDKLVNVLSNAMANEIRVRFAEAYEKQKHADASVDEGREFVESYVVFTHFVEGLHGLIKADAGHHGKDAAGPKSKHEH; this is encoded by the coding sequence ATGAACGTTTCATCAAAAGGATTTAAGGGCTATGCAGGGATGGCATTATTGTTGATGGCAATTCTGGCGATGCCGGGCAGAGTGTTGGCCCACTGTGACACTCTGGACGGCCCGGTGGTCGAAACTGCACGGACTGCGCTCGACAAAGGGGATGTGACCAGCCTGTTGAAATGGGTGAAGCCCGATCAGGAAGAGGTAATCAAAACCGCCTTCACAGAAACCCTGACGATGCGGGAAATGGGACCCGAAGCCAAAGACTTTGCCGATCGGTATTTCTTCGAAACGCTGGTGCGCATTCATCGCGCTGGCGAAGGGGCTCCGTACACCGGTTTAAAGCCGGGAACCGCTGTCGATCCGGCAGTGGCTCTTGCGGATCAGGCATTGGTAAATGGTTCTGTCGACAAACTGGTGAATGTGTTGAGCAACGCCATGGCCAACGAGATTCGTGTGCGTTTTGCCGAGGCATACGAAAAGCAGAAACATGCTGATGCCAGCGTTGACGAGGGCCGTGAATTTGTGGAATCCTATGTTGTGTTCACCCATTTTGTGGAAGGGCTGCACGGCCTGATCAAGGCAGACGCCGGTCATCATGGCAAAGACGCAGCCGGCCCAAAGAGCAAGCATGAACATTAA
- a CDS encoding RNA polymerase sigma factor, protein MTDEELMLAYATDDMEAFEVLYRRHKSRIFGFLMSKLKDQTEAEEVFQAVFTKLHVARGKYRTEIPFLPWIFTITRNAMIDHIRRRNSYQVHITSSGKPLEAYAAPLAAESPADISSANLDRLNTNQRQALDLRFQQEMSFAEIGERLVISEENARQVISRAIRKLRKILTRKEKRRDSIQE, encoded by the coding sequence TTGACCGACGAGGAATTGATGCTGGCCTACGCGACTGACGACATGGAGGCTTTTGAGGTGTTATATCGACGCCATAAAAGCCGTATCTTCGGCTTCCTAATGTCGAAATTAAAGGATCAGACTGAAGCTGAAGAGGTGTTTCAGGCGGTTTTTACCAAATTGCATGTCGCCAGAGGCAAATACCGGACTGAGATCCCTTTTCTCCCCTGGATTTTCACTATAACGCGTAATGCCATGATTGATCATATCCGCCGGCGAAACAGCTATCAAGTGCATATCACCAGTTCTGGAAAACCTCTGGAAGCCTATGCCGCGCCGCTGGCAGCTGAGTCCCCAGCCGATATTTCCAGTGCTAATCTAGACCGCTTAAACACAAACCAGCGCCAAGCGCTGGATTTGCGCTTTCAGCAGGAAATGAGCTTTGCCGAGATTGGTGAACGGCTGGTGATTTCGGAGGAGAACGCTAGACAGGTTATCAGTCGGGCGATCCGTAAACTGCGCAAAATACTGACCCGCAAGGAGAAGCGACGTGACTCAATACAAGAATGA
- a CDS encoding multicopper oxidase family protein, whose amino-acid sequence MSKGIVEYSLTRRRVLQSGVIAGLGLMVPWRLLPKNAFATSAALGLSDPVLQEKFVELAPNALHPSFKFPAQNVNRGKYKITIEQGAQFTGLRTAQGNRVATPVWGYGRNGRGVDWPGRTFEVQSGVPIEVKWENKLIGPGGFLPHLLPVDTNLHWCYSLHGYEEYTIASAGVPIVPHLHGGHSDYPFDGNPEFFFGPASVQGPRWEEKKFIYHNDQPAGNLWYHDHALGITRLNVYAGLAGFYFIRDEYDTGLPSNPLSLPAYPYELAYAIQDRMFYATGELFYPAYPGEPFYDDFITAEGAILPPALFPNGGPTALAEFFGDHMVVNGKIWPKENVEPRNYRMRLLNGCDSRFMAVQFFEVPAAATDFATAAGPLEFTVIGSDQGLASSPTTVETLLFEPGARYDIIVNFAAVTPGSRVIMKNIAGDEPFGGAIPGPMLFEYTDRIMAFDVVLPLDTSVPDASPNGIGFGPSVGSPTRTRKVALFEGRDEFDRLQPLLGTAEPATDYQGYPINWPDTPVYSDPDIGLTGQMEGSIGWHSPTTENPALNSTEEWEIWNVTGDAHPIHLHLVHFEVLDRQEISWDSNSDEDGFIPEGSSPANDGIYLVTQPAVQHNSVAGNMDTYGIGFRIIHPPSPGDAYGPAVDKPVEIVENAPKDMVTALPGQITRIKATFDKPGRYVWHCHILSHEDHEMMRALHVGPGA is encoded by the coding sequence ATGAGTAAAGGCATAGTGGAATATTCACTGACCAGAAGAAGGGTTTTGCAAAGCGGGGTGATCGCCGGTCTGGGTTTGATGGTTCCCTGGCGCCTCCTGCCGAAAAATGCATTTGCAACTTCTGCGGCATTGGGATTGAGCGATCCCGTGCTGCAAGAAAAATTCGTCGAACTGGCGCCGAATGCACTCCATCCAAGCTTTAAGTTTCCAGCGCAGAACGTCAACAGGGGGAAATATAAAATCACCATCGAGCAGGGGGCGCAGTTTACCGGATTGCGCACTGCACAAGGCAACCGCGTGGCTACCCCCGTGTGGGGATATGGCAGAAATGGAAGAGGAGTCGACTGGCCGGGGCGCACCTTTGAGGTGCAGAGCGGCGTTCCCATCGAAGTGAAGTGGGAAAACAAGCTCATCGGCCCCGGCGGCTTCCTGCCGCATCTGCTGCCGGTGGACACCAACCTGCATTGGTGCTATAGCCTGCACGGCTATGAGGAGTATACCATCGCCAGCGCCGGCGTTCCGATCGTCCCTCACCTGCACGGCGGTCACAGCGATTATCCGTTTGACGGTAATCCCGAATTTTTCTTCGGCCCGGCTTCGGTCCAGGGACCGCGCTGGGAGGAGAAGAAGTTTATCTACCACAATGATCAGCCCGCGGGCAATCTGTGGTATCATGACCACGCTCTGGGAATAACCAGGCTCAACGTCTATGCGGGTCTGGCGGGATTTTACTTCATCAGGGACGAATACGACACCGGCCTGCCCAGTAATCCTTTGAGCCTGCCAGCCTATCCCTACGAGCTTGCCTACGCCATTCAGGACAGGATGTTCTATGCCACCGGCGAGCTTTTCTATCCTGCCTATCCGGGAGAACCCTTTTATGACGACTTCATCACCGCAGAAGGAGCGATACTGCCGCCGGCTCTATTTCCCAATGGTGGTCCGACGGCTCTGGCTGAATTTTTCGGTGACCATATGGTTGTCAACGGCAAGATCTGGCCCAAGGAAAACGTGGAGCCGCGTAATTATCGCATGCGCTTACTGAATGGCTGCGACAGCCGCTTCATGGCCGTGCAGTTTTTTGAGGTGCCAGCTGCGGCAACCGATTTTGCAACCGCGGCAGGTCCACTGGAGTTCACCGTCATCGGCAGCGACCAGGGGCTGGCCTCCAGCCCGACAACCGTCGAAACCCTGCTGTTCGAACCGGGGGCGCGCTATGACATCATTGTCAATTTCGCGGCAGTTACTCCCGGCAGTCGCGTTATTATGAAGAATATCGCCGGCGACGAGCCTTTTGGCGGCGCGATACCCGGTCCAATGCTCTTCGAGTACACCGACCGCATTATGGCCTTCGATGTCGTGTTGCCGTTGGATACCTCTGTGCCTGATGCCAGTCCAAATGGCATAGGATTTGGGCCTTCTGTGGGCAGCCCGACCAGGACCCGCAAGGTGGCTCTTTTCGAGGGCAGGGATGAATTCGATAGACTGCAGCCGCTGCTGGGGACGGCGGAACCGGCCACCGATTACCAGGGATATCCCATCAACTGGCCGGATACTCCGGTATATTCCGACCCCGACATTGGATTGACAGGGCAAATGGAAGGATCCATCGGCTGGCACAGCCCAACCACGGAAAACCCCGCGCTGAATTCGACGGAAGAGTGGGAGATCTGGAATGTCACCGGAGATGCCCACCCGATCCATCTGCACCTTGTGCATTTCGAGGTGCTTGACAGGCAGGAGATCAGCTGGGACAGCAACAGTGATGAAGATGGATTCATTCCCGAAGGATCAAGTCCAGCGAATGACGGTATATATCTGGTTACCCAACCTGCCGTTCAGCACAACTCCGTGGCTGGGAATATGGACACGTACGGCATAGGTTTTCGAATCATCCATCCACCGTCACCTGGAGATGCGTATGGGCCTGCGGTTGATAAACCAGTAGAAATTGTGGAAAACGCACCCAAGGATATGGTGACGGCGCTGCCCGGGCAGATCACGAGGATCAAAGCCACGTTCGACAAGCCCGGACGTTACGTCTGGCACTGCCATATTCTTTCCCATGAAGATCATGAAATGATGCGTGCGCTGCACGTTGGACCTGGTGCGTAG
- a CDS encoding PDZ domain-containing protein, producing MAILADKRNGRQFLFHEGSTYDGMTIREILPDGITYTSAGGEGAMKLGRSPSPAARALQIPSPQPASSSPAAVRRGERYLHYTLSRQKAASALSNPEEVVKAVEIAEGRLLNHKKGFRISSIETGSVFEDLGLHGGDLVLQVNGRGVSGKEGLRDIVQAIQGESSLDLTVRRRARTYQLGVSIR from the coding sequence GTGGCCATCCTTGCAGATAAACGCAACGGAAGGCAATTTCTTTTCCATGAAGGCAGTACCTATGATGGGATGACTATCAGGGAGATTTTGCCCGATGGCATAACATACACCAGCGCAGGGGGGGAGGGCGCGATGAAGCTTGGCCGCTCTCCCTCGCCTGCGGCCAGGGCTTTGCAGATACCTTCGCCTCAACCGGCATCAAGCTCACCGGCGGCGGTAAGGAGAGGGGAGCGGTATCTGCACTACACCCTCAGCCGGCAAAAGGCAGCCTCTGCCCTGAGCAATCCTGAAGAGGTGGTGAAAGCGGTGGAAATTGCAGAAGGAAGGCTCTTGAACCATAAAAAAGGCTTCAGGATCAGCTCCATCGAAACCGGCAGCGTTTTTGAAGATCTGGGTCTCCATGGTGGTGATCTGGTGTTGCAGGTGAACGGCAGGGGAGTAAGCGGGAAAGAGGGACTCAGGGATATCGTTCAAGCAATCCAGGGTGAAAGCAGCCTGGATCTCACCGTTCGACGCCGGGCTCGCACATACCAGCTAGGCGTAAGCATTCGATGA
- a CDS encoding secondary thiamine-phosphate synthase enzyme YjbQ has product MKSYRKELWFEVPSRRGFINITSTVDECLRKSGIQEGLVLVNAMHITASVFINDDESGLHHDYEMWLEKLAPHAPVDQYRHNGYEDNADAHMKRQIMGREVVVAVTEGQLDFGTWERIFYGEFDGRRKKRVLVKIIGE; this is encoded by the coding sequence ATGAAGAGCTACAGAAAGGAATTATGGTTTGAAGTCCCTTCAAGGCGCGGCTTCATAAATATCACCTCCACTGTCGATGAATGCCTGCGAAAGAGCGGTATCCAGGAAGGCCTGGTGCTGGTCAACGCCATGCACATCACCGCCAGTGTTTTTATAAATGACGATGAATCCGGCCTGCACCACGACTATGAGATGTGGCTGGAGAAACTCGCGCCGCATGCCCCTGTGGATCAATATCGCCATAACGGTTACGAAGATAACGCCGATGCCCATATGAAGCGGCAGATAATGGGCCGGGAGGTTGTCGTTGCCGTAACCGAGGGGCAGCTTGACTTCGGTACCTGGGAAAGGATTTTTTACGGAGAGTTCGACGGTCGCCGTAAAAAGAGGGTGCTGGTGAAGATTATAGGTGAGTAA
- a CDS encoding lytic transglycosylase domain-containing protein: MIKKTILLLALAITFIYSGVSEAALQTVTLPITIDYPLLRKLLVNHAFQENNESATLINEGNGCIYLALSAPQVSEENGRIKLDIQVNARAGTPLGGRCFTPLEWQGHLVLYEQPFLSPDTWQLSFTTVGSRLLGADRQPARITDVLWDLIKPHIWSYISGIRINLMPPVADVKNFLLPLFPQEKRRQAEGMLASMRPGKIEVQAASMHLPILTDVASIYDPDEKQEQARLENEELERTVALWEEWDGLLVYLITTLSQNVLTLEEKRILTNVLLDTRYRFVTELSDRTIPHDIVRQQFVSVWQQLSPLFRKHVLGHTEVSKALGYLAFVASADALLIFDRIGPTMGLEISTPGLVRLVGMLHADPALLHYQSEINPDLQKLFQLGPQDASPKPPEEKKSSSMLHRIFEAFGISAAYAAQPLPSFKDIMQWKVPESDVGDYLKRVENVLVSSSESVIAQGKVPEDNQAMFRNLIPAMAWQESCFRQFVVKGDQLTYLLSYNQSSVGVMQINERVWRGLYEQNRLRWDISYNAIAGSEIAAHYLTKYALRDPEAGRTLDDNTLARLVYAMYNGGPSQHGKFLKRLETEKLYDSDLLFWEKYSWVLAGEINKVSKCLIGR; this comes from the coding sequence ATGATCAAAAAAACCATTCTTTTACTGGCCCTGGCGATTACTTTTATTTACAGCGGCGTCAGCGAGGCCGCACTGCAGACAGTGACCCTGCCGATCACCATTGATTATCCATTGCTCCGCAAGCTCCTGGTAAATCATGCCTTTCAGGAAAACAACGAATCCGCCACCCTTATCAATGAAGGAAACGGCTGCATCTATCTTGCTTTATCTGCCCCCCAGGTTTCCGAGGAAAACGGCAGAATCAAGCTGGATATACAGGTGAACGCCAGGGCAGGCACTCCTCTTGGAGGCAGATGCTTTACGCCGCTGGAATGGCAGGGTCATCTTGTTCTCTATGAGCAGCCTTTCCTTAGCCCGGACACCTGGCAATTGTCTTTTACCACCGTGGGATCACGGTTGCTAGGGGCAGACCGGCAGCCGGCCCGGATTACGGATGTGCTCTGGGATCTTATTAAACCCCATATCTGGTCCTATATCTCCGGGATACGCATAAATCTTATGCCGCCCGTCGCCGATGTGAAAAACTTTCTTCTGCCTCTCTTCCCGCAGGAAAAGCGGAGACAGGCCGAGGGTATGCTGGCTTCAATGCGTCCGGGAAAGATCGAGGTACAGGCGGCTTCAATGCATCTGCCGATCCTTACGGATGTGGCCTCTATTTACGACCCGGATGAGAAACAGGAACAGGCCCGTTTGGAAAATGAAGAACTCGAGAGAACGGTTGCTCTCTGGGAAGAATGGGATGGACTTCTGGTATATCTGATAACCACTCTTTCGCAAAACGTACTGACACTGGAAGAAAAACGGATACTGACCAATGTTCTGCTGGACACCCGCTATCGTTTCGTCACTGAGCTGTCCGATAGAACCATTCCCCATGATATTGTCCGGCAGCAGTTTGTCAGTGTTTGGCAGCAGCTTTCGCCTCTTTTCAGAAAGCATGTTCTGGGCCACACCGAAGTATCGAAGGCCCTGGGTTATCTCGCCTTTGTTGCATCCGCCGATGCCCTGCTGATCTTCGACCGTATTGGGCCGACAATGGGCCTTGAAATCAGCACGCCCGGACTGGTCAGACTGGTTGGGATGCTGCACGCCGATCCGGCACTGCTCCACTACCAATCGGAAATAAATCCCGATCTTCAAAAACTGTTTCAACTTGGACCGCAGGACGCCTCGCCAAAGCCTCCTGAAGAAAAAAAAAGCAGTTCCATGCTCCACCGGATTTTTGAGGCTTTTGGTATTTCCGCCGCTTACGCGGCTCAACCTCTGCCGTCATTCAAGGATATCATGCAATGGAAGGTCCCTGAATCCGATGTCGGCGATTACCTCAAGCGTGTCGAAAATGTGCTGGTTTCCTCCTCCGAATCCGTAATTGCACAGGGCAAGGTGCCCGAGGACAACCAGGCAATGTTCCGTAATCTTATACCCGCCATGGCCTGGCAGGAGAGCTGCTTTCGCCAGTTTGTGGTCAAGGGAGATCAGCTCACCTACCTGCTCTCCTATAACCAGAGTTCAGTCGGGGTGATGCAGATTAACGAACGGGTGTGGCGCGGCCTCTACGAGCAGAATCGGCTGCGCTGGGATATCAGCTATAATGCCATTGCCGGAAGTGAAATCGCCGCGCATTATCTGACCAAATATGCCTTGCGGGACCCTGAGGCCGGCCGGACACTCGACGATAACACCCTGGCCCGGCTGGTCTACGCCATGTATAACGGCGGCCCTTCGCAACACGGCAAGTTCCTCAAGCGTCTGGAAACCGAGAAGCTGTATGACAGCGATCTACTCTTCTGGGAAAAATACAGCTGGGTACTTGCGGGAGAAATCAACAAGGTAAGTAAATGTCTTATCGGCAGGTGA
- the rdgC gene encoding recombination-associated protein RdgC, translated as MGFINGSASFVRFSVEGELPENVWDFIAERVAAFSFQDIDDTYDEFSIGWVSVMNMFDSDFEYASYANGDYVTLTLRMDERKVSPAILKKFCAKEEERIKKERQLPKIGKAMKMEIKERMNTELMRRSVPVPSIFDLCWDLSNGTLLFFSTNKKVHAQLEDFFKETFGLLIMQQIPYITAEHLLTEEEGYRLAGIGPEILV; from the coding sequence ATGGGTTTTATTAACGGTTCGGCAAGTTTTGTCCGTTTCAGCGTCGAAGGTGAACTTCCGGAAAATGTCTGGGACTTCATAGCGGAGAGGGTAGCGGCCTTCTCCTTCCAGGATATAGACGATACCTATGACGAGTTTTCGATCGGCTGGGTTTCGGTGATGAATATGTTTGATTCCGATTTCGAATACGCCTCCTATGCCAATGGCGACTATGTGACGCTGACCCTGAGAATGGACGAGCGCAAGGTTTCGCCGGCGATACTGAAGAAATTTTGTGCCAAGGAGGAGGAGCGTATTAAGAAGGAACGCCAGCTTCCCAAGATCGGCAAGGCCATGAAGATGGAGATCAAGGAGCGGATGAACACCGAACTGATGCGCAGATCGGTGCCGGTTCCCTCAATATTTGATTTGTGCTGGGATCTCTCCAACGGTACCCTGCTCTTTTTCTCCACCAACAAAAAAGTGCATGCCCAGCTCGAGGATTTCTTTAAGGAGACCTTCGGCCTTTTGATCATGCAGCAGATTCCGTATATTACCGCCGAACATCTTCTTACTGAAGAAGAGGGATACCGGCTTGCCGGCATTGGCCCGGAAATTCTGGTTTAA